AAATGGCTCTCAGTTTGTAGTGCATGCTTTACAATGTGCAATTACTATGGAagaaatggtatttaaaaacttcttatactttattaaaatatcaaaaaataagtacaatttaaaaagaaaataaaaaattagtgtaACCTagctactaaaaaaatctgatattgtATGGactaaaaaaatctctaaataaaTGAACTATTCACTCTTTAGATTAATACAcaatgacaattattttaatacacatcattttcaaaactatagctTATCTAAACACTAAATTTTACTCTTGATGGTTGGCAAGAGAAAACAGATGAGActatttactaaacatttaacaaaaactgaacaaaatctaactataaagaattttcataagaatttcaagttgacataaaaaatatatataaataataaatatgaaaatgcttAAATCAGGTCAACAAACCTGAAATTCACCTATCCTTTGTCCAAATTGCTTTCGCTCGTGAACATATTGGAATACAATATCACAACAGGCTTGCATaagtctaaataaaaatttacagtaacacttaaaagaataagaatagaataactaaattttcagttagaaaatataagaaaagtaaattcttcatttttatttaaatatcagaaatatatCGTGTATCATAAGAAAACCTAAAAATACTTATAGTACACTGAAACCTCACGTTATGAACGCTCCTGCAAAACTATTTCTTATGAACCTTCCATGAAAAAACTATTACATTCTCTATCCTCAAAATGGATACTCCTGCATGGTTGGCATGGTTTAAACCAAtaagtttaaaccatggttttttccaaaaaaactggttgttttttggtttttcggaaaaaaacaaaaaattgttttttggtTTCTTCCCAAAAAACCTGATTTTTTGCCAACCCTGTACTCCAGTGACCAGAGGTGGACAGCCATTTATACCCTAAACATTGCTTTCAATCTCTTCAAACCAGACTCTACTTCttctaagtttgaaaaaaaaaacttcctactttaaattcaaaaaagaaaaaaaaagaaatatgcatcTTTAAACCATTTCCTTAAGCATGTACATTTTTTGCCTTATTCAGTACTAAAAAGATTGTTAAGCTGTTCTGCGactaaataatagtaaaaatgcgactaaataaaaataaagtatctgcaggctcataatattttttgagtacaGAATGATTtgattacattataaaaatgacaaaaaactatttaactattaaaacatgaACACATGTATTTTTTCCAGACAAAANCGTCGGGccaatggctccgcagtcagacacgctaaccactcggctaCCTGGtcggcttttttttaatatattacaaaaatatattttaaaaaacgtatccACAAAATTGGAGAATCTTTGCCAATGTACCCGTACAAGGCGTAATGAAAAACAGTGAcagaaaagttatgaaaaatatgcatagGAAGTTGGATATTGCTCCATTAAATATGGTATTACTTCTAAACAATGTAAGtctcaaaatatattcaaacaataaaaaatttttacaaacttataGATAACACAATATGATaaagtatttgaattaaaataactgaaaataaactgAATCTTTGAATAtctgtaattataaaaagtgaagTCCTCATTTACTCAAAGTcctcattcattcattcaattaCTCACTAATTCTCCCACTTTCCGTGAAGTTAAAAAGCTAACATTTGGAACAAGAGTTCTTTACgagataaatagaaaaactataaaagtttcattttgatattttgtaagTACCATGGTAATTAGCCAAATTGATGGTAATGCAGGTTTTTACCAAGATAGAAGTCTCAAATTTGGCTAACTAACTGGGAGTCCTCGAACAGGATGTTAAATAcagctaatctttattttgatgagatGAAGAATGAAAAGCATGTTTTGCTTAGTCTAATAGCGCAATGCCACCAGCAAGGACAAAAtatggtaataaatttaaaaatgcaattattttaacattataatttatgttgGCAAATATCTTTCAGTTTCGTAATGTTGTTCAGCAtagatataataatttcttccttttttcctCCTTGTATGAAGAACATGTATTCAGTTGGTAATTCATAAAAGAGCAATAACACTATAAGAGGATTGAGATGGGTCTTACTGTgtgcaacaacaaaaattatcacagacaagaaaattggttaaattatttcattatatagatttttatgaCTAGTATCAGCAAAATACATGTATTAATTATTGCTGCAGTATCACATTCATATTGTGCTtggctttattaaaatataaataaattcataaattttataaaatttacaatatcctaatttataatatcaaaaattaattaaatgttaaattcaatATTGTAATTATAGAGTTACAATTTTTGTAGACttcttacaatttttcaattaagataATTGACGATGAGAAGTAGacaataacaattttttgatttcCTTACTTATTTAAGCACccataattcataaaatttaaaaacacaattagtGATAGTTGCTTTTCATTAACATATtcatttcttaagattttttttgcttttatattccttaattttttaactattatctAGAGCAAATAGCAACAACTGTAATGAATTAACATTACAAATGCTTACTGAAAACTTTTGAAGATAtgtaatagaagaaaaaaaagtatcttgcacataagaataagtaattttatttccaactcATATCTACttgcattttagaatttatatcaCATTGAAAATAATGCCAATTAACCATAGCTTACCCAACTGGACCAGCTGCTAATACCAATCTTTCATAATCTAATCCACTCATTAAGACATACACCCCTTTCCCTTCTGAAGACATAATATTTTCAgctagggaaaaaaaattcataaaatttcaaattttatattattaaaaatttcaactattagGCAAACTCATATCAATACAGGAACATCAAAAGGAATGCTGTGATTTTAAACCTCGTTACAAATTCATTTTGAGCATACAGAAATAATCCTTGTGTCGAATTCAAGTAAACAAATAAAGGTTTTGTTAATCTTCTCAAGAATGGCATTAACGGTTTTCTCACATAAAGCAATTTTTCCAGTCTAAATGTGTTAAGCCAAGAGTTTTAGATCcctcagaaataaaaaataactacaagAAACTTTATCAAGATTTGGtggaaattaatgtttttatccaGTTTGATGTTTTAGAAACCGTAACCATAAATCATGTGATTTCTCTATATCTTTGCatgatactttaaataaaaggcTGTCCCTGCGATGTATTGATTGGAAACTAAAAGTCAGTAGTCTCTAGTACGCTTTAATTTGACCCCTCAGAGCTTTCTgggcataaattaaaattattgagtaCAGTGATATAATCACTGATATCAACAccctaaaaaaaaacttagcatttgaaattttaacatcagAGATGCTTCACAAAATATGATAGGAGATTGAATATCTTTACTTGATACCAGTTAGGTAACTAATTGTGTCCATATTGAAACACGTGGAAATacttataaaacataataatatattttaatatcaaatttatgttcatgtttatttattaagttgcATAATTCTATTTCGTggtaactcattttttttatgatccTGTATacatcatataaaaataattttattaaaaaagtaatataccTTAATAATTCATAGCTGAAACTTTGGTATCAAAATAGaattcaaactatattttttttaaaaaaatagataactaGCAATTAAGTATACATGCTATTCaggtaaattatttaattttctgttcagttataaatagaaattagtgaaactaatatttgagttttttgTTACGAGAAATTTGTAACATGAATGTATCTTTGAACACATGAATGTATCTGTACAATTGTAAaactaacaaattcaaaacaatacattatttttatcgttaaatGTTCTACAACTTGTTACTATTTTAGCATATATGATATTTTCCATGAATTATAATCAAGGAAACAGGTTATGTATGTACATAATAAACTTagatgtatgtatgtatgttatgtatgatatatatatacacacatatgcaagtaatatatatatatatttcagcaaGTTTGTTTTCTTCAGGTTAATACAATTAAGAGAAAAACCATTTCAAATGTGAAATACTGGTACATTAATAACCAGTATTTTATAATCACCAGAAATTTGAAGGCAATCACGCAAACGAACAAGCACTGTGTCATACAGACGCTGTATGCTATTTTGTGGAATGGAGTTCCAGGCCTGTTGCATGCCGTACAGCAGTATCTTCCCTTGAAAACTGCTGACAACACTCATGCACAGGGATACATTTCTCCCGTCTTTCTGCAACGTCGCATCCACCTTCTAACTGCCTATTGCACGACCAAGTTCAAAGCCAGTTAGCTGTTGATAATGGCTTCTTCGTCTTCTTAAATGTGTTCTTGACTAACAGCAACTCACCctgtcaaaatttaatgaaaagtaacGTATATGAACTGTAGAACACAAATTTAAAGCAATCCTGATTTGCATGTTCACAGTGGCACTACTAGCGCTTATGCGCCAAGCACGAAGTTTGAATAACCATCATCTTCTAGTTGTATAAACAAATCTACCAAATTTAGTTAATCACAACTCATATTTgatgttatgattttttttccgcaagtatatatatatataatgaattagtacttaaaaaatattttgaaatattttttaaattataaacagcAATTATACTTTGATAAACACGTGCAAAAGCTACCGACGAAAATTAGAGCAGATATCTATTatacaaaaagataaaaataataaaacaatatgtaataaaaagtgTTGTAATTCATCATCAGCAGTATTACATatctttgaacaaaaaaaaatgcttggttTCGTTTAAGCAAAGTGGCgaacagtaaaaattaacagttgCTGTCATATTATATGGCCGTGTTgctattacattaaaaaaatatttgcgcTCTCACACATAAAAAACAATTGCACAGTATCTAAAGAAGTAACAGCAGATTTTACGCATTTAAGAATCTTACCGGGGACCttgcaattttcaaatatcaattcACATGTAGGTGATCCTCTCATTCCTAATTTATCAAGTGGTTTTCCAGTACTAAATCCTGGCATTCCCTGTGAAACAAAGATTGTATAATTGTCTAACCAACAATgtaaatgcacaaaaaaaacctaatattaactgcatacaataaaaaagaaattactacaATGAACacattataagttttaaaaacccTGCAAGAAAAGCCTCATAAATCTAAAACTGAAACATTTAATGAGAATGAAACAATCACAATTAAAATCAACTGTTAGAAAACTTAACTGTATTCACCACAACTTTACtacaaaatattagtaaaatactAAACAACAATTGTcgcaatcattaaaatttagaaggaaaaaaatagataagacttactttttcaattaaaaatgtggTGATTCCATGTTGAGGTTTGTCAGTATCAAACTTAGTTTTGGCATATACAACAAGAACATCAGCAATTGATCCATTGGTTATCCAGAATTTTGAACCATTTAATACATAATGATCTCCTATTATAAAGACATGAAAAATTAGCttcatatgataaatttttttagaaacaattttgaatatacTTCACGAGATAGCACCCAATTAGTTAAGCAATaatcataaacatttattttttccttaataaaaagcaactttttaaagaactgtaaaaaattataatcaagatagattttctaaattttcctaCGATTGCATAGCCATTTCTAAggaaattttactaatattgaaattttactaataatttttcatgttgcTCGActcagaaacaaaaaatttaaaaaaaaaacattacttgcAAAGTCATTGGCtagtaaaacaataattgaaaaattagccATCCTATCAAACAAAACCAGTAAATAGAGGATAAGCAAAAAGTAATCATCTTAGACACAATTAtagtatttatctttaaaacaattgaaattacaGTCAGGAAATGCATTACATAGCTCTAGAAAAAGAACAACTTTCGAAGCAACAATAGATGGGAAACAAAATACTCAGCATACACAATAATTCAGCTAAATCAGGGGTCCACAATCTGCGGCTTGTAAGCCGTGTGCAGCTCTTTTGATGTTAAGTTGCGGCTCTCCAGTTATATGcgaaaaaattagtaatgtattctcaaaacaaaatattttaagaaaaaaatatttttaagtgcctAATTTCAAAATAGCTTCTATTTCATAATCGTTAATTACAAACCACTACACTTAACATGACCGTAATGAGATAAAATTGAACTATTGTTTTGTTCTTAGAGATAGAATACATAAAGGGGTAACATCAAttcagcagaaaaaaattaaccaagaAATTCTAACTTTTCACTGCATAATTCAGCAAGAAGTGCTTTGTGCCCGAACATTTCTAGCCGAAATAGTTGAGGTCACGAATTTGGTAGTTAAGATTATTAACAGCAACTTCACAAAACCACAGTAAGATTGCCAGTTTAAAGATTTCCTCGAAGAAATAGATAGCCAATTTTCTAACCGATTTCTGCACAATAAAGTGCGATAGCTTTCCAGAGGTAACATATTGCAAAGTTTTGCTTTGTGCTTgagtaatataaaaacattccTTAATTGAAAAAGCATTGAACATTACTAATTGGAAGAATACAAAGAGCTGCAAAAATTCAACTTCATGGTTGatactaaatgaaataaatctaaaactGCAAGGAAAGGGCAACCCAGCCTACGCCTTGCTTGCAGAAGTAGTTTGCTTtggaaaaaattagttatttttgttgaaGACATGGATAAgcagtaaattaattaattttgaaaattataagacaaATAGATATAATTATAAGACGAATTCCTTCAGCATAGGTTTAAAAAACATGAAGGATGGATTCGCTGTGAGTTTCAAGCAAtccaaaacaaacaaaatttaaacaacaagTTATAAGCCAgatttaatttagcttttaaaaggCATCTAAAGCCAAAAGCTCTCAATGATGTAACTATCTacatttgtgtttttatatgaataaatattattacgcaattaaagttgtttattttaaatcaaatacatGTAAGTAAATACTATATTcttaaatcgaaaatttttagtGGCTctttaacccactgacggttctgcatgcaaaaagtcttattttaacCGACAGTCTTCACCGCACAGCAAAACCAGTTTTTCTATGTTATTAGATAGGGATATAGAGTATCGGGGAGAGACATTCTCCTAATCTTGCCCTTTTGCTaaaccgccagtgggttaaaaactggaatattttgtaaattgtaaCTTTTAACTCTGACGTTTCAACAGGTTACGGAGCCTTGAGCTAAACACATTAATTCAGCTAAACACAATAATTTAGCTTAagaacaaatataaaacaaaattatgactTAAATACACAACATATTCATTAATgagaaattgattaataaactcatgtttgtgaaaattgcaacaccatgaaggacttacgcgagtgagctgaaattttcaggaaatgcaaagtagagcataatatgtaaatgattagaatttcagNacacaaaatactgatttcgatctcttgttattgtttgtttgctttgaaagtttaatcatttatttgtaccactaccactcaactgtgtagtaaatttcattcaattatgacgATATCTTCATGGTGTcacaattttcacaaacatgagtttacTTCATTCATTAATAATACTTCATTCATTAATAATACTTCATTCAATCATAGTTAATTTAGAATTCATTAATGCTTCATTCGTTAACAAAGATTCTGAAGTTATTAATACTTCATTAATGAGAAAGAAAGGAGCATTTTACCTGATTTCTCAGCTCTTAATTTCATAGAAACCACATCGGATCCAGATCCAGCTTCACTCATAGCTAATGCACCAACATGCTCTCCACTTATcagctaaaaattaatatggactttaaatataaagattcaaaatgaaatacagtgactaaaattaaaaaattattatagaatatcTTAATTTCactaataacaaataataataaataaataaccattattaaataaaagcttaacactattattcaaaaaaaaaaaaaaaaagctgtttgaaaactatcaaaaatgttaaaaaatattagttcatgatataaagttattaaaacaaaataactaataaactaTTATGGCATATAATGCATTTTAGTACATTTGATGCAACTCTGAAAAAGACTGTCATTAAGAAGTgtcagaataaatataaaaaaatttatcataaatatagtGTAAGTGTTATATAAACAATGTTCCATTTATCAAGTAATTGAATGACATTCAGAGCTAAagttgaatttaatgaaattcacAGCAGAACATTTAAAGCAAACATATGATCAAACATACTTTATGTGTTTGATCATATATTTGCTTGCAAACACACTTTATGTGTTTGATCATATGTATCATGCCAGATAATCACTTTTACTTTACGGGGAAAAGCTCATTTCCTAGAAACTCTTTGTAAAGACTCACATTCtggataatttgtttaaatttagtaccactacacaaaacaaatataataagaatCATAGTACCTTTGGCAAATACTTGGCTCTCTGAGCCTCATTTCCATTCCTAGCAATTTGGTTAATGCACAAATTGGAATGAGCACCATAGCT
This portion of the Parasteatoda tepidariorum isolate YZ-2023 unplaced genomic scaffold, CAS_Ptep_4.0 HiC_scaffold_1404, whole genome shotgun sequence genome encodes:
- the LOC107453801 gene encoding isovaleryl-CoA dehydrogenase, mitochondrial; the encoded protein is MSRVSSAIALSYGAHSNLCINQIARNGNEAQRAKYLPKLISGEHVGALAMSEAGSGSDVVSMKLRAEKSGDHYVLNGSKFWITNGSIADVLVVYAKTKFDTDKPQHGITTFLIEKGMPGFSTGKPLDKLGMRGSPTCELIFENCKVPAENIMSSEGKGVYVLMSGLDYERLVLAAGPVGLMQACCDIVFQYVHERKQFGQRIGEFQVC